A single genomic interval of Staphylococcus hyicus harbors:
- a CDS encoding DUF3267 domain-containing protein, with amino-acid sequence MLNCSRSIDIHSRFGLPRIAFISFVTMVITFFISFEIFHFNNNVRLTDEHFFLFLVLLILLYPIHKAIHLMTVIPYVKYFKIHKLVRSRWLPFYNIYVDKPIRKFYFCICLLMPLIVITILMILIARQFPEYGHYAMFLLALNAGYSVMDLLYLKIIIFSRQGDYIEEHIYGLMILEKK; translated from the coding sequence ATGTTGAATTGCTCGCGCTCAATAGATATACACTCGCGATTTGGGCTACCACGTATTGCTTTTATTAGTTTTGTTACGATGGTTATTACATTTTTTATTAGTTTTGAAATTTTTCATTTCAATAATAATGTAAGGTTAACTGACGAACATTTTTTTCTATTTCTGGTCTTATTAATACTTTTATATCCTATTCATAAAGCGATACATTTAATGACAGTCATCCCATATGTAAAGTATTTTAAAATACATAAGTTGGTGCGTAGTCGATGGTTGCCGTTTTACAATATTTATGTGGATAAACCGATACGAAAATTTTATTTTTGCATTTGTTTATTAATGCCCTTAATCGTGATTACAATCTTGATGATTTTAATTGCAAGACAATTCCCAGAGTATGGACATTATGCAATGTTCTTACTGGCTTTAAACGCAGGTTACTCTGTCATGGATTTACTTTATTTGAAAATCATCATCTTTTCAAGACAAGGCGATTATATAGAGGAACATATATATGGCTTAATGATTCTCGAAAAAAAATAA